Proteins found in one Actinokineospora alba genomic segment:
- a CDS encoding sensor histidine kinase, protein MRDPRGLWLRRTIRFRVTIVTTVVTLAVLLGLAAVTSKMIGPLLVDSADAELSTSLSAASARVERGEPVAPSPHLQVRVLDTAGTPVDGGPPVSLDPADVRVLKAGTPVLRGNDAPPARWLGTVVTAPDGSQRLVVAGTGIVGYEAAHHRALQWLLIAALIVAAAVAATTWIAVRTSLRPVERMRSAAGRLGAGRRLPIPEAHDELRSLAGALNALLARRDEATDRLRRFTGDAAHELRSPVASIRVQAEVAVTHPDPDLSQEVLSDVVREAERLSSLVDGLLTLARSDAGEVPPAEPVDLALAAADAATRCRGDGPAVQLHVPPTPCWVLAAPSEVDLVLDNLLRNALRHARAQVTVTVLVASKAIRLVVDDDGHGIPEEHRTRVFDRFYRIQDDRARSSGGTGLGLALVAEVVRRRGGAVRVSESPEGGARFQVTWRVAR, encoded by the coding sequence GTGAGAGACCCGCGCGGCCTCTGGCTCCGGCGGACGATCCGGTTCCGGGTCACCATCGTCACCACGGTCGTGACGCTGGCCGTGCTGCTCGGACTGGCCGCGGTGACCAGCAAGATGATCGGCCCGCTGCTGGTCGACTCGGCCGACGCGGAACTCTCGACGTCGCTGTCGGCGGCCTCCGCGCGGGTGGAGCGGGGTGAGCCCGTGGCGCCGTCGCCCCATCTGCAGGTCCGGGTGCTCGACACGGCGGGGACGCCCGTCGACGGCGGACCGCCGGTGAGTCTCGACCCGGCGGACGTGCGGGTCCTCAAAGCGGGCACTCCGGTGCTGCGCGGCAACGACGCCCCGCCCGCGCGCTGGCTCGGGACCGTGGTCACCGCGCCCGACGGCAGCCAGCGGCTGGTCGTCGCCGGGACCGGCATCGTCGGCTACGAAGCCGCCCACCACCGAGCCCTTCAGTGGCTGCTGATCGCCGCCCTCATCGTCGCCGCCGCCGTGGCCGCGACGACCTGGATCGCCGTGCGCACCTCACTTCGCCCCGTGGAACGCATGCGCAGCGCCGCGGGCAGGCTCGGCGCGGGCCGCAGGCTCCCCATTCCCGAGGCGCACGACGAACTGCGCTCACTCGCGGGCGCCCTCAACGCCCTCCTCGCCCGCCGCGACGAGGCCACCGACCGCCTCCGCCGCTTCACCGGCGACGCCGCGCACGAGCTGCGCTCCCCGGTGGCGTCCATCCGCGTGCAGGCCGAGGTCGCGGTCACCCACCCCGACCCGGACCTGTCCCAGGAGGTCCTCAGCGACGTCGTCCGCGAGGCGGAGCGGCTGTCGTCGCTGGTGGACGGGCTGCTGACGCTGGCCCGCTCGGACGCGGGGGAGGTCCCGCCCGCCGAGCCGGTCGACCTGGCGCTGGCCGCCGCCGACGCGGCCACCCGCTGCCGCGGCGACGGTCCCGCCGTCCAACTGCACGTTCCGCCGACTCCGTGCTGGGTGCTCGCCGCACCGTCTGAAGTGGACTTGGTGCTGGACAACCTGCTCCGCAACGCGCTGCGGCACGCCCGAGCGCAGGTGACGGTCACCGTTCTGGTCGCCAGCAAGGCGATCCGGCTGGTGGTGGACGATGACGGCCATGGCATACCGGAGGAACACCGGACCCGCGTGTTCGACCGCTTCTACCGAATCCAGGACGACCGGGCCCGCAGCAGCGGCGGCACCGGCCTGGGGCTGGCCCTGGTCGCGGAGGTCGTGCGGCGGCGGGGTGGCGCGGTGCGGGTGAGCGAGTCCCCCGAGGGCGGCGCCCGTTTCCAGGTCACCTGGCGGGTCGCCCGATGA
- a CDS encoding (deoxy)nucleoside triphosphate pyrophosphohydrolase yields MRALSAAFGAEGVLDPSRAGLVGVGDEIRVGWSRMRIVELGVDGLRAVRVGGLPAPPLEIPSTGGAWPRVTARVHAKAAALRGARVVVGAAIVRGGRLLAQQRSYPAEAAGLWELPGGRVEPGESDVDAVRRECLEELGVDVTPTVPVGPDVVLRDDLILRVYGASLDRGEPHPHDHQAVAWLTEGTLDTVTWLPADRVLVPALRTFLRAVQPN; encoded by the coding sequence ATGAGGGCGCTGTCAGCGGCGTTCGGCGCGGAGGGCGTGCTGGACCCGTCGCGCGCGGGGTTGGTCGGGGTGGGTGACGAGATCCGGGTCGGGTGGTCCCGGATGCGGATCGTGGAACTCGGTGTGGACGGCCTGCGCGCGGTCCGGGTGGGCGGGCTTCCCGCGCCACCGCTGGAAATCCCGTCCACTGGCGGCGCATGGCCCCGCGTCACCGCGCGCGTGCACGCGAAGGCGGCGGCTTTGCGGGGAGCGCGGGTCGTGGTCGGGGCCGCCATCGTGCGTGGTGGCCGATTGCTTGCGCAGCAACGGTCCTACCCGGCGGAGGCGGCAGGCTTGTGGGAACTGCCGGGCGGCCGCGTCGAGCCGGGCGAGTCCGATGTGGACGCTGTGCGGCGGGAATGCCTGGAGGAGCTGGGAGTCGACGTCACACCGACGGTGCCGGTGGGTCCGGACGTGGTTCTCCGGGACGACCTGATCCTGCGCGTCTACGGCGCGTCGCTCGACCGGGGGGAGCCGCATCCGCATGACCACCAGGCGGTGGCTTGGCTGACGGAGGGGACGTTGGACACCGTCACCTGGTTGCCCGCCGACCGCGTTCTTGTCCCTGCGCTGCGGACTTTCCTCCGCGCGGTGCAACCGAACTAG
- a CDS encoding DUF3558 family protein — translation MILVGLTACTEQRSPRPASTSQSTTAAGPVRTAPAVDEPISLGELWKSPCGLIKVFKLEDYGFGDEDDGRPYPDGSGSACVWTATKGAGAGTATLVMVAYPNHDILGETYRTAPADATAFKPSTLTLPQLPAAYVADTPTSCSYVVGFSATQGIKVTYTAPEAFEEQDIKKRCAIPYSAAAGVVSMIRPPRSGVPTTR, via the coding sequence ATGATCCTCGTGGGCCTGACGGCTTGCACGGAACAACGATCGCCGAGACCCGCCTCCACTTCCCAGTCCACTACAGCTGCCGGCCCGGTTCGGACAGCACCGGCGGTGGACGAACCGATCAGCCTTGGCGAGCTGTGGAAGTCGCCGTGTGGGCTGATCAAGGTCTTCAAGCTTGAGGACTACGGATTTGGCGACGAGGACGATGGAAGGCCCTATCCCGACGGAAGCGGTTCCGCCTGCGTCTGGACGGCTACGAAAGGCGCGGGTGCCGGCACCGCCACGCTGGTGATGGTCGCGTACCCCAACCACGACATCTTGGGTGAGACCTACCGAACCGCTCCCGCCGACGCGACCGCGTTCAAGCCCTCGACGTTGACATTGCCCCAACTCCCAGCGGCATATGTGGCCGACACCCCGACGTCCTGCTCCTATGTCGTGGGATTCTCGGCCACCCAGGGAATCAAGGTGACCTACACCGCGCCGGAAGCATTCGAAGAACAGGACATCAAGAAACGGTGCGCGATTCCGTACTCGGCCGCCGCGGGTGTCGTGAGCATGATCCGACCACCACGATCAGGGGTACCGACTACCAGATGA
- the trpS gene encoding tryptophan--tRNA ligase — protein sequence MTRLSAITPSGHAHIGNHLGAISRWATQGRPGDLYFVSDLHAMTVSYNPARLRVLSRELLAVLVAAGIAPEQVFVQSDLVRELGALSWVLECTCSYGEAARMTQFKQKSEGQGMVRLGLLTYPVLMAADILLQGASEVPVGDDQAQHVELARSLARRFNSTYGELFTVPSAVTPPTAARVRDLADPTRKMSKSTQDTAGSVFILDEPDLIRRKIRRAVTDGLDRVTYSPDDQPGLANLLEILSACTGTPPRDFSFGSYGEVKEAVAEAVIEELRPIRKGAMDLLADQEELDRIRKAGAERAAERGAHRLTSALRLAGVA from the coding sequence ATGACCCGCTTGTCCGCCATCACCCCGTCCGGCCACGCCCACATCGGCAACCACCTGGGCGCCATCAGCCGCTGGGCGACCCAGGGCCGCCCGGGCGACCTCTATTTCGTCAGCGACCTGCACGCGATGACGGTGTCCTACAACCCGGCGCGGCTGCGGGTGCTCTCCCGCGAACTGCTGGCGGTGCTGGTGGCGGCGGGGATCGCACCGGAACAGGTCTTCGTCCAGTCCGACCTCGTGCGGGAACTTGGGGCGCTGAGCTGGGTCCTGGAGTGCACCTGCTCCTACGGCGAGGCGGCGCGGATGACCCAGTTCAAACAGAAGTCGGAAGGACAGGGGATGGTCCGGCTCGGGCTGCTCACCTACCCGGTCCTGATGGCCGCCGACATCCTCCTGCAGGGCGCCTCGGAGGTCCCGGTCGGCGACGACCAGGCCCAGCACGTGGAACTGGCCCGAAGTCTGGCCCGCCGCTTCAACTCGACGTACGGGGAGTTGTTCACCGTGCCGTCGGCGGTCACTCCGCCCACCGCGGCCCGAGTGCGGGACCTGGCCGACCCGACCCGGAAGATGTCGAAGTCCACACAGGACACAGCGGGCAGCGTCTTCATCCTGGACGAACCGGACCTGATCCGCCGCAAGATCCGGCGTGCGGTGACGGACGGGCTGGACCGGGTGACGTACTCGCCGGATGACCAGCCGGGGTTGGCGAACCTGCTGGAGATCTTGTCGGCCTGCACCGGGACTCCCCCGCGCGATTTCTCGTTCGGGTCGTACGGGGAGGTCAAGGAGGCGGTGGCGGAGGCGGTGATCGAGGAGTTGCGGCCGATCCGCAAGGGGGCGATGGACCTGTTGGCGGATCAGGAGGAACTCGACCGGATCCGCAAGGCCGGAGCGGAACGGGCGGCCGAACGCGGCGCCCACCGGTTGACCTCCGCGCTGCGGCTGGCTGGGGTCGCTTGA
- a CDS encoding YciI family protein, translating into MYVVLITYTAPLQEIDYVLPDHTTWVGKQYEAGYFLASGRRDPRTGKVIIVRPMNRDKLKALLATDPFSLRGMAHYEVIAFDATRTCRELAPYNEAIMEPI; encoded by the coding sequence ATGTACGTCGTATTGATCACTTACACAGCTCCGCTGCAAGAGATCGACTACGTGCTGCCGGACCACACCACGTGGGTCGGCAAGCAGTACGAGGCCGGCTACTTCCTGGCCTCGGGGCGTCGGGACCCGCGCACCGGCAAGGTGATCATCGTCAGGCCGATGAACCGGGACAAACTCAAGGCGTTGCTGGCCACCGACCCGTTCTCGCTGCGCGGCATGGCGCACTACGAGGTGATCGCGTTCGACGCGACGCGCACTTGTCGTGAGCTGGCGCCGTACAACGAGGCGATCATGGAGCCGATCTAG